Proteins from a single region of Haloterrigena alkaliphila:
- a CDS encoding type II toxin-antitoxin system VapC family toxin, translating into MVLLDSCFLIDLFTEDAAAVAKLDEFDWREVSVSTLTVSEVGFGLSDSDRERFETIVQRADVLPYGLAESRRAIAEQRRLRERGDQIGALDAMIAATAIEANKPVVTRNIDEFQRTNAEVTPY; encoded by the coding sequence ATGGTGTTGTTAGATAGCTGCTTTCTCATCGATCTCTTCACCGAAGATGCGGCCGCGGTCGCGAAATTAGACGAGTTCGATTGGCGAGAAGTGTCGGTTTCTACACTTACCGTTTCAGAAGTCGGATTCGGACTGTCAGATTCGGACCGGGAGCGTTTCGAGACGATCGTTCAACGAGCGGACGTTCTTCCGTATGGACTCGCCGAATCGCGGAGAGCGATAGCGGAACAGAGACGGCTCCGAGAGCGGGGAGACCAAATCGGTGCTCTCGATGCGATGATTGCAGCAACGGCAATCGAGGCGAATAAACCCGTGGTAACCAGGAATATCGACGAGTTCCAACGGACGAATGCCGAGGTCACTCCGTACTGA
- a CDS encoding phosphoglycerol geranylgeranyltransferase, translating to MTTGPWDDWNHILKIDPDKELPEGVTYGDLCATGTDAIEVGGTMGITEEKMEAVVDACAEHDVPLYQEPSSPDVVIDNRALEGYLIPTVFNAGSPFWITGAHKDWVRTDDDMDWDRTWTEAYVVMNPEADVAEYTEADCDLEPADVAAYAEVAERMFGQEIVYLEYSGTLGDEDVVEAASEAIDETTLFYGGGIHDYDSAASMAQYADVIVVGDLAHDEGVEAVRETVEAARDA from the coding sequence ATGACTACCGGCCCCTGGGACGACTGGAACCATATTCTCAAGATCGACCCGGACAAGGAGCTCCCCGAGGGCGTCACCTACGGAGACCTCTGTGCGACCGGCACCGACGCCATCGAGGTCGGCGGCACCATGGGAATCACCGAGGAGAAGATGGAGGCCGTCGTCGACGCCTGCGCCGAACACGACGTCCCGCTCTATCAGGAACCCTCGAGCCCCGACGTCGTCATCGACAACCGGGCGCTCGAGGGCTACCTCATCCCGACCGTCTTCAACGCCGGCTCCCCGTTCTGGATCACGGGCGCCCACAAGGACTGGGTGCGAACCGACGACGACATGGACTGGGACCGAACCTGGACCGAGGCGTACGTCGTGATGAACCCCGAGGCGGACGTCGCGGAGTACACCGAAGCCGACTGCGACTTAGAGCCCGCGGACGTCGCCGCCTACGCCGAGGTCGCCGAGCGGATGTTCGGCCAGGAGATCGTCTACCTCGAGTACTCCGGGACGCTCGGCGACGAGGACGTCGTCGAGGCGGCGAGCGAGGCGATCGACGAGACGACGCTATTCTACGGCGGCGGCATCCACGACTACGACTCGGCCGCGTCGATGGCGCAGTACGCCGACGTGATCGTCGTCGGCGACCTCGCCCACGACGAGGGCGTCGAGGCCGTCCGCGAGACGGTCGAGGCGGCGCGGGACGCCTGA
- a CDS encoding esterase/lipase family protein, protein MNDDTDRIDSDDESIETNRRTILQYGGAAVAGVAGLAATTGSAAADTDEIMEVDLRGGISPVTDAPQGEDEVIFNVHGYTGSSASVSQSETLQSTLREFGNTETVTAVTWDDSGLPSSAESSARQQGADFADWMEEYIQANPGTTIRVLGHSMGGIVAFEFMAAAAGRFQVANVDSIGSYEVSDAPCEGTEFHDAIDQVATFAGNYYSTNDSIARLGNGPADCGFGGGSLPDNYADVDVSDSVGSHTTYKSSTGFGQAYISNFQPGVDRNGDGDDGDNGDGGEDAAPTIDSLSVDQRSYWGNDITVEWSVSDANGDLSSVQSVVFGSSSNRLDSTRTSVSGPSASGTHELDPPFYNDGTYVRVRVTDAAGNDSTRRVRL, encoded by the coding sequence ATGAACGACGACACCGACCGGATCGACTCCGACGACGAATCGATCGAGACGAACCGACGGACGATACTGCAGTACGGCGGCGCGGCCGTGGCCGGTGTGGCCGGACTCGCGGCGACGACCGGATCGGCCGCCGCGGACACGGACGAGATTATGGAGGTCGACCTGCGGGGCGGGATCTCGCCGGTCACCGACGCCCCACAGGGCGAGGACGAGGTGATCTTCAACGTCCACGGCTACACCGGCTCGTCGGCCAGCGTCAGCCAGTCGGAGACCCTCCAGTCGACGCTTCGCGAGTTCGGCAACACCGAGACGGTAACCGCGGTCACCTGGGACGACAGCGGGCTTCCCAGTTCGGCCGAGTCCAGCGCCCGCCAGCAGGGCGCGGACTTCGCCGACTGGATGGAGGAGTATATCCAGGCGAATCCGGGAACGACGATCCGGGTCCTCGGCCACTCGATGGGCGGTATCGTCGCCTTCGAGTTCATGGCGGCCGCGGCCGGCCGCTTCCAAGTCGCGAACGTCGACTCCATCGGCTCCTACGAGGTCAGTGACGCGCCCTGCGAGGGGACGGAGTTCCACGACGCCATCGACCAGGTCGCGACGTTCGCCGGCAACTACTACTCGACGAACGATTCCATCGCGCGGCTCGGGAACGGGCCGGCGGACTGTGGCTTCGGCGGCGGCTCGCTGCCCGACAACTACGCTGACGTCGACGTCAGCGACTCCGTCGGCAGCCACACGACCTACAAGTCGAGTACCGGCTTCGGGCAGGCGTACATCAGCAACTTCCAGCCCGGCGTCGACCGGAACGGCGACGGCGACGACGGTGACAACGGCGACGGCGGCGAGGACGCCGCGCCGACCATCGACTCGCTGTCGGTGGACCAACGGAGCTACTGGGGCAACGACATCACCGTCGAGTGGTCCGTCTCGGACGCCAACGGTGACCTGTCGTCCGTCCAGTCCGTCGTCTTCGGCTCGAGCAGCAACCGGCTGGACAGCACGCGTACGAGCGTCTCCGGCCCGAGCGCCTCGGGGACCCACGAACTCGACCCGCCGTTCTACAACGACGGCACCTACGTCAGGGTCCGGGTCACCGACGCCGCCGGCAACGATTCGACCCGTCGCGTCCGGCTGTAA
- a CDS encoding DUF1508 domain-containing protein produces MSSTSEIHRKLFRLYEHYVGEPDSSKDVYGYWVFIVGYLLGAAGIFTFVVGYAGNAESYALIKISGVTAAAGLALCLFGIVLMLPVRRIGIYVSALGLLIAIGGVVFFGWAYPYNWRDLGTDYSVQVVAVYAAGIGLIAGVTALVPILTGRKGMFVEEEGATDDPDILTGDSLEGAQFAVFRDEDGDWQWHVLHLEALAGSDHSAATRPEATESIERVQSQISSAGLMELTTSAFRLYEDRDGTWQWTLARDDGSVVGSSTAEFDQRDGAENSVSFMKDRGPDADVIEIEGAAFTYEEKRDQWYWQLVDDDRNPLASSDTGYRTQEAAEDAAQTFAERFDRARLLDIEHVGVELVERDGEWTWRFVDADDEAIATASDSFEGRRDAEEAAEALLPALEEASVTVAGDPTYELYESGEQWRWRLVDEAEHVIARSPDAATAHDTVESGADEFGDNALEADVVEIDDAEYEVYPTASQPPAGEDDDDNLPATVDEAMADGGTEVTFGEGTEQGPSGPDWHWRLVTEDREIVAASTEPHPDDESAAEAIERVREQAGEADLIEFEHAAFQVYEADSGEWRWRLIDEDGNVLADSGEEHTSRGEAAEAMMTLKEQAPEAELLEIETAAFELFVNEDDEWGWRLIDEAGKLVAEDPATHPTRGAARQAMNRLLEHLDSDVRTMDRAIFQTYADEDWQWRFVLPTGETVAEAGEAHPTRDELVESVDDVREAAASAQTHTIGDVAVQLYDSGGWHWRLLDRDREEIADSTVTYDDRDAAMDGAEQLKSTVADAPVFTVEDAVVRLDDEDGWTWNLVDRDREVIASSVGAVASKSAILSDIEDVRQLAPMAGRVDFDVASFELVADEEDRWQWRLIDEDGHTIATGTETHESSEAARAALEDVRGLIAEASILEIDGVSFELHTADEGEGWVWQLIDEYGTTMAESTQTYESRTEAREAMNDVKAHAPDGWITFTE; encoded by the coding sequence ATGTCTTCAACCAGTGAAATTCATCGGAAACTGTTTCGGCTGTACGAACACTACGTCGGGGAACCCGACTCGAGCAAGGACGTCTACGGCTACTGGGTCTTCATCGTCGGCTACCTCCTGGGTGCGGCCGGAATCTTCACGTTCGTCGTCGGCTACGCCGGCAACGCGGAGTCGTACGCGTTGATCAAGATCTCGGGAGTCACGGCCGCGGCTGGACTCGCGCTCTGTCTGTTCGGGATCGTCCTGATGTTGCCGGTACGCAGGATCGGGATCTACGTGAGCGCGCTGGGACTGCTCATCGCGATCGGGGGCGTCGTCTTCTTCGGCTGGGCGTACCCGTACAACTGGCGCGATCTGGGTACAGACTACAGCGTGCAGGTCGTCGCCGTCTACGCGGCCGGTATCGGCCTCATCGCGGGCGTCACGGCGCTCGTTCCGATCCTCACGGGACGGAAAGGCATGTTCGTCGAGGAGGAAGGCGCGACCGACGATCCGGATATTCTCACGGGCGACTCGCTCGAGGGCGCCCAGTTCGCCGTCTTCCGCGACGAGGACGGCGACTGGCAGTGGCACGTGCTCCACCTCGAGGCGCTGGCGGGCAGCGATCACAGCGCCGCGACCCGCCCCGAGGCGACCGAGAGCATCGAGCGCGTCCAGTCTCAGATCAGCTCCGCGGGGCTGATGGAGCTGACGACCTCCGCGTTCCGCCTCTACGAGGACCGCGACGGCACCTGGCAGTGGACGCTCGCCCGCGACGACGGCAGCGTCGTCGGCTCGAGCACCGCCGAGTTCGACCAGCGCGACGGCGCGGAGAACTCGGTCAGCTTCATGAAGGACCGCGGCCCGGACGCGGACGTCATCGAGATCGAGGGCGCCGCGTTCACCTACGAGGAGAAGCGCGACCAGTGGTACTGGCAACTGGTCGACGACGACCGCAACCCGCTGGCCTCGAGCGACACGGGGTACCGGACGCAGGAAGCGGCCGAGGACGCCGCCCAGACGTTCGCCGAGCGCTTCGACCGCGCCCGACTGCTCGACATCGAGCACGTCGGGGTCGAACTCGTCGAACGCGACGGCGAGTGGACGTGGCGGTTCGTCGACGCCGACGACGAGGCCATCGCCACGGCCTCCGACTCGTTCGAGGGCCGCCGGGACGCCGAGGAAGCCGCCGAGGCGCTGCTCCCGGCACTCGAGGAGGCGTCGGTGACCGTCGCCGGCGACCCCACCTACGAACTGTACGAGTCCGGCGAGCAGTGGCGCTGGCGGCTCGTCGACGAGGCCGAGCACGTCATCGCCCGCAGCCCGGACGCGGCGACGGCCCACGACACCGTCGAATCCGGCGCGGACGAGTTCGGCGACAACGCGCTCGAGGCCGACGTCGTCGAGATCGACGACGCGGAGTACGAGGTCTACCCCACCGCGAGCCAGCCGCCGGCCGGCGAGGACGACGACGACAACCTCCCGGCGACGGTCGACGAGGCGATGGCCGACGGCGGCACCGAAGTCACGTTCGGCGAGGGAACCGAGCAGGGGCCGAGCGGTCCCGACTGGCACTGGCGACTCGTCACCGAGGACCGGGAGATCGTCGCCGCGAGCACCGAACCCCACCCCGACGACGAGTCGGCGGCCGAGGCGATCGAGCGGGTCCGCGAACAGGCCGGCGAGGCCGACCTGATCGAGTTCGAGCACGCGGCGTTCCAGGTCTACGAGGCCGACTCCGGCGAGTGGCGCTGGCGGCTCATCGACGAGGACGGCAACGTGCTGGCCGACAGCGGCGAGGAACACACCTCCCGCGGCGAGGCCGCCGAGGCCATGATGACGCTCAAGGAGCAGGCCCCCGAGGCCGAACTGCTCGAGATCGAGACCGCCGCCTTCGAACTGTTCGTCAACGAGGACGACGAGTGGGGCTGGCGGCTCATCGACGAGGCCGGGAAACTGGTCGCCGAGGACCCCGCGACGCACCCGACCCGCGGGGCCGCCCGACAGGCGATGAACCGCCTGCTCGAGCACCTCGACTCCGACGTGCGGACGATGGATCGCGCCATCTTCCAGACGTACGCGGACGAGGACTGGCAGTGGCGGTTCGTCCTGCCGACGGGCGAGACCGTCGCCGAGGCCGGCGAGGCCCACCCCACCCGCGACGAACTCGTCGAGAGCGTCGACGACGTGCGCGAGGCGGCCGCGTCCGCCCAGACGCACACGATCGGCGACGTCGCGGTGCAACTGTACGACAGCGGCGGCTGGCACTGGCGGCTGCTCGACCGCGACCGCGAGGAGATCGCCGACTCGACCGTCACCTACGATGACCGCGACGCCGCGATGGACGGCGCCGAGCAGTTGAAGTCGACCGTCGCCGACGCGCCGGTGTTCACCGTCGAGGACGCGGTCGTGCGACTCGACGACGAGGACGGCTGGACGTGGAACCTCGTCGACCGCGACCGCGAGGTCATCGCGAGTTCGGTCGGCGCCGTCGCGTCCAAGTCGGCGATCCTCTCGGACATCGAGGACGTCCGACAGCTCGCGCCGATGGCCGGCCGGGTCGACTTCGACGTGGCCTCGTTCGAACTCGTCGCCGACGAGGAGGACCGCTGGCAGTGGCGGCTCATCGACGAGGACGGCCACACCATCGCGACCGGCACCGAGACCCACGAGTCCAGCGAGGCCGCCCGCGCGGCCCTCGAGGACGTCCGCGGACTGATCGCCGAGGCGAGCATCCTCGAGATCGACGGCGTCTCCTTCGAACTCCACACGGCCGACGAGGGCGAGGGCTGGGTCTGGCAGCTGATCGACGAGTACGGGACGACGATGGCCGAGAGCACCCAGACCTACGAGAGCCGCACCGAGGCCCGCGAGGCCATGAACGACGTGAAGGCCCACGCGCCCGACGGCTGGATCACCTTCACGGAGTAA
- a CDS encoding pantoate kinase has protein sequence MREEATAFVPGHITGFFSAHPDDDPTKAGSRGAGLTLTDGVEVTVEPADGAESTIVLDGEEIDIEPVDTVLETLEATARVEAESALPLGSGFGVSGGMALGTALAANHVFERKLSWNELVTIAHGAEVQAGTGLGDVVAQAAGGVPIRLEPGGPQVNKLDAIPARARVEYVSFGELSTADVLSGETDRLSAAGKEALSRVVEEPTLLSLMYASRLFAREAELLTDQVARTIGDVTDAGGQASMAMLGETVFALGTGLSDAGYDPSVCATHPAGAMLK, from the coding sequence ATGCGCGAGGAGGCGACGGCGTTCGTACCGGGGCACATCACGGGCTTTTTCAGCGCTCACCCAGACGACGATCCGACGAAGGCGGGCTCTCGCGGTGCGGGGCTGACCCTCACCGACGGGGTCGAGGTGACGGTCGAACCCGCCGACGGCGCGGAATCGACGATCGTTCTCGACGGCGAGGAGATCGACATCGAACCCGTCGACACCGTCCTCGAGACGCTCGAGGCGACGGCCCGCGTCGAGGCCGAGTCGGCGCTCCCGCTCGGGTCGGGCTTCGGCGTCTCGGGGGGGATGGCGCTGGGAACCGCGCTCGCGGCCAACCACGTGTTCGAGCGCAAACTCTCGTGGAACGAACTCGTCACGATCGCACACGGTGCGGAGGTACAGGCGGGGACGGGACTGGGCGACGTGGTCGCCCAGGCCGCCGGCGGCGTTCCGATTCGCCTGGAACCGGGCGGCCCGCAGGTGAACAAGCTGGACGCGATTCCCGCGCGAGCGCGCGTCGAGTACGTCTCGTTCGGGGAACTCTCGACGGCGGACGTGCTCTCGGGGGAGACCGACCGCCTCTCGGCGGCCGGAAAAGAGGCGCTCTCCCGGGTCGTCGAGGAGCCGACGCTGCTCTCCCTGATGTACGCCTCGCGGCTGTTCGCTCGCGAGGCGGAGTTGCTGACCGATCAGGTCGCGCGGACCATCGGTGACGTGACCGACGCCGGCGGGCAGGCGTCGATGGCCATGCTGGGCGAGACCGTCTTCGCGCTCGGGACGGGGCTCTCCGACGCCGGATACGACCCGAGCGTTTGCGCGACCCATCCTGCCGGCGCGATGCTCAAGTGA
- a CDS encoding antitoxin VapB family protein: protein MSSKTVSLKDETYRRLRREKREDESFSDAIDRLLAEEDENPLRELIGLVDEDELETVRKRSNEFREDVNKRFGTSGRSDENP from the coding sequence ATGAGTAGCAAAACGGTTAGTCTAAAAGACGAAACCTATCGCAGGCTCCGGAGAGAAAAACGGGAGGACGAGAGCTTCAGTGATGCGATCGACCGACTGCTCGCTGAAGAAGACGAGAATCCGCTTCGAGAATTAATTGGATTAGTCGACGAAGACGAACTCGAGACCGTCCGAAAGCGATCGAACGAATTCCGCGAGGACGTGAACAAGCGGTTCGGTACGTCTGGACGGTCAGACGAGAATCCATAA
- the aspS gene encoding aspartate--tRNA(Asn) ligase → MQDRTYTADAEPGDDVTVAGWVHEIRDLGGIAFLILRDTTGKIQIKFEKDEMDDDLVETGLDAARESVVKVSGAVEEEPRAPTGVEVTPESVEVIAPADPELPLDPSGKVGAELSTRLDNRTLDLRKPDVQAIFEIRSEILRAVREQFRAFDCTEINTPKIVATGTEGGTELFPITYFGEEAFMNQSPQLFKQLIAGSNVERVFEIGPIFRAEEHNTPRHLNEATSIDFEGAFCDHTDAMDVVEGVVKAAYDAVSENCQEELEALGLEEEFEAPEGDFPRISYEEAIERINATGELDEQLVWGDDLSTEAEKALGDDVGGHYFITDWPSEIKPFYIKDHDDDEQLSTGFDLMHPRMELVSGGQREHRHEKLIEGFEQQGLDPDQFEYYTKMFKYGMPPHAGFGLGGERLIMTILGLDNIREAVLFPRDRQRLSP, encoded by the coding sequence ATGCAGGACAGAACCTACACTGCCGACGCCGAGCCGGGCGACGACGTCACCGTCGCCGGCTGGGTCCACGAGATCCGGGACCTCGGCGGGATCGCCTTCCTGATTCTCCGGGATACGACGGGCAAGATCCAGATCAAGTTCGAGAAGGACGAGATGGACGACGACCTCGTCGAAACCGGTCTCGACGCCGCCCGCGAGAGCGTCGTCAAGGTCTCGGGCGCGGTCGAGGAGGAACCGCGCGCGCCGACGGGCGTCGAGGTCACGCCCGAGTCGGTCGAGGTCATCGCCCCGGCGGACCCCGAACTGCCGCTGGACCCCTCCGGAAAGGTCGGCGCCGAACTCTCGACCCGACTCGACAACCGTACGCTCGACCTTCGTAAGCCCGACGTACAGGCCATCTTCGAGATTCGCTCGGAGATCCTGCGCGCCGTCCGCGAGCAGTTCCGCGCGTTCGACTGCACGGAGATCAACACGCCGAAGATCGTCGCCACCGGCACCGAGGGCGGCACCGAACTCTTCCCGATCACCTACTTCGGCGAGGAGGCGTTCATGAACCAGTCGCCGCAGCTGTTCAAGCAGCTGATCGCCGGCTCGAACGTCGAGCGCGTCTTCGAGATCGGCCCGATCTTCCGCGCCGAGGAGCACAACACGCCCCGCCACCTCAACGAGGCCACCTCGATCGACTTCGAGGGCGCCTTCTGCGACCACACCGACGCGATGGACGTCGTCGAAGGCGTCGTCAAGGCCGCCTACGACGCCGTGAGCGAGAACTGCCAGGAGGAACTCGAGGCGCTCGGTCTCGAGGAGGAGTTCGAGGCGCCCGAGGGTGACTTCCCCCGGATCAGCTACGAGGAGGCCATCGAACGGATCAACGCGACGGGCGAACTCGACGAGCAACTCGTCTGGGGCGACGACCTCTCGACGGAGGCCGAGAAGGCCCTCGGCGACGACGTCGGCGGCCACTACTTCATCACCGACTGGCCCAGCGAGATCAAGCCCTTCTACATCAAGGACCACGACGACGACGAACAGCTCTCGACCGGCTTCGACCTGATGCACCCGCGGATGGAACTGGTCTCCGGTGGACAGCGCGAACACCGCCACGAGAAACTCATCGAGGGCTTCGAGCAGCAGGGACTCGACCCCGACCAGTTCGAGTACTACACGAAGATGTTCAAGTACGGCATGCCGCCCCACGCCGGCTTCGGCCTCGGCGGCGAGCGCCTGATCATGACGATCCTCGGGCTGGACAACATTCGGGAAGCTGTTCTCTTCCCGAGAGACCGGCAACGACTCTCGCCGTAG
- a CDS encoding HalOD1 output domain-containing protein — MATQSPSRPADGEPLSVRVVREIAAHDGVDPMDLSPPLFHCLDPAALDDLFEQTGRGGPRSGRVTFTYDGKRVTVDSDGEVTIDPNAPIDRGGSR; from the coding sequence ATGGCAACCCAGTCACCCTCACGGCCCGCTGACGGCGAACCGCTTTCGGTTAGGGTCGTTCGCGAGATCGCGGCCCACGACGGCGTCGATCCCATGGACCTGTCACCGCCGCTGTTTCACTGTCTCGACCCCGCTGCGCTCGACGACCTGTTCGAACAGACCGGTCGCGGCGGCCCCCGGTCCGGCCGCGTGACGTTCACCTACGACGGCAAACGCGTCACCGTCGACAGCGACGGCGAGGTCACGATCGACCCGAACGCGCCGATCGACCGAGGTGGATCCCGATGA
- a CDS encoding alpha/beta fold hydrolase — protein MTDTNRQQRQNSAADRTVTTRRTLLKATGTTLVGGAGLAATSGSASAQWGGPDVIEIDDGGWFGGWSADGSLPVTDELLIFIHGWFGDTTASSQASDVESSLESGGYSPDETVAIEWPGTTLNFAGAEADTEDVGDVVAGLVEEFYDNGGGNIRLVGHSLGGRCVYWTATKLSSGYEIETVAGLGAAADGSEICGDPWNPGLGNACEVRNYHSNNDSTVGGAYGGFGDTALGTEGAGCDPGSNYTDVDVTGSVGGHLEYLGDGAVGSDLADAINSGSCDSSGGGDDGSDGDDGWGWF, from the coding sequence ATGACGGACACTAATCGCCAACAACGCCAGAATTCGGCAGCAGACCGGACCGTCACGACTCGACGAACGCTCCTGAAGGCGACCGGGACGACGCTCGTCGGCGGCGCGGGACTCGCCGCGACGTCCGGTTCGGCGTCCGCACAGTGGGGCGGCCCGGACGTGATCGAAATCGACGACGGCGGCTGGTTCGGTGGCTGGAGCGCCGACGGCAGCCTGCCGGTCACCGACGAACTGCTGATCTTCATCCACGGCTGGTTCGGCGACACGACCGCCTCGAGCCAGGCCTCCGACGTCGAAAGCTCCCTCGAGTCGGGCGGCTACTCGCCCGACGAGACCGTCGCGATCGAGTGGCCCGGTACTACCCTCAATTTCGCCGGTGCCGAGGCCGACACCGAAGACGTCGGTGACGTCGTCGCCGGTCTCGTCGAGGAGTTCTACGACAACGGCGGCGGCAACATCCGCCTCGTCGGTCACTCGCTGGGCGGCCGCTGCGTCTACTGGACGGCGACCAAGCTGAGCAGCGGTTACGAGATCGAGACCGTCGCCGGCCTCGGCGCGGCCGCCGACGGCTCCGAGATCTGTGGCGACCCGTGGAACCCCGGGCTCGGTAACGCCTGCGAAGTCCGCAACTACCACTCGAATAACGACTCGACGGTCGGCGGGGCCTACGGCGGCTTCGGTGACACTGCACTGGGTACCGAAGGTGCCGGCTGCGATCCCGGCTCGAACTACACGGACGTCGACGTCACGGGCAGCGTCGGGGGTCACCTCGAGTATCTGGGTGACGGCGCCGTCGGTTCGGACCTCGCCGACGCCATCAACAGCGGCTCCTGTGACAGCAGCGGCGGCGGTGACGACGGCAGTGACGGCGACGACGGCTGGGGTTGGTTCTAA
- a CDS encoding branched-chain amino acid transaminase: MGFDEMDVDTIWMDGEFVDWDDAQIHVLTHGLHYGSGVFEGARCYDTAEGPAIFRWEEHLERLFQSAKPYEMDIDYTKEELTEATKELIQRQDLESCYIRPIAFYGYNSLGVSPKDCPTRTAIAVWPWGAYLGEEALEEGIEVMISSWRKHASSQIPTNAKTTGLYVNSMLAGEEARRNGFAEAIVLNKEGNVAEGPGENLFLVRDGEIHTPGLSESILDGITRDTVIEIAEDLGYTVHDSVSISRGELNTADELFFTGSAAEVTPIRKVDNVVIGDGSRGPVTEEIQQRFFEIVERETDAYDEWFEYV, translated from the coding sequence ATGGGATTCGACGAGATGGACGTCGACACGATCTGGATGGACGGCGAGTTCGTCGACTGGGACGACGCGCAGATCCACGTGCTCACGCACGGGCTCCACTACGGGAGCGGCGTCTTCGAGGGCGCGCGCTGTTACGACACCGCGGAGGGCCCCGCGATCTTCCGCTGGGAGGAACACCTCGAGCGGCTCTTCCAGTCCGCCAAGCCCTACGAGATGGACATCGACTACACGAAGGAGGAGCTCACCGAGGCGACGAAGGAACTGATCCAGCGTCAGGACCTCGAGTCGTGTTACATCCGGCCGATCGCCTTCTACGGCTACAACTCGCTGGGCGTCAGTCCGAAGGACTGCCCGACCCGCACCGCCATCGCGGTCTGGCCGTGGGGCGCCTATCTGGGTGAGGAGGCCCTCGAAGAGGGGATCGAGGTCATGATCTCCTCGTGGCGGAAACACGCCTCGAGCCAGATTCCGACGAACGCGAAGACGACGGGACTGTACGTCAACAGCATGCTCGCGGGCGAGGAGGCCCGCCGCAACGGGTTCGCCGAGGCCATCGTCCTCAACAAGGAGGGCAACGTCGCCGAAGGCCCCGGCGAGAACCTCTTTCTGGTCCGGGACGGCGAGATCCACACGCCCGGCCTCTCGGAGTCGATCCTCGACGGCATCACCCGCGACACCGTGATCGAGATCGCCGAGGACTTGGGCTACACGGTCCACGACAGCGTCTCGATCTCCCGCGGCGAACTCAATACGGCCGACGAACTGTTCTTCACCGGCTCCGCGGCCGAGGTCACGCCCATCCGGAAGGTCGACAACGTGGTCATCGGCGACGGCTCCCGCGGTCCGGTCACCGAGGAGATCCAGCAGCGGTTCTTCGAGATCGTCGAGCGCGAGACCGACGCGTACGACGAGTGGTTCGAGTACGTCTGA
- a CDS encoding SIR2 family NAD-dependent protein deacylase: MDDLESLADEIRSAATVVAFTGAGISAPSGVPTFRGDDGVWEQFDEGQFTYGRFRSDPEGFWADRVELQRVMFDEDYQPNAAHEALAAMGRDGHLEAILTQNTDGLHGKAAETVAKSDGSTHEGNDTTILELHGNSQRVRCTDCGKRKEGGPVFERAADGEIPPTCDCGGVFKPDVVLFGEQLPGAVIQRAQSLARESDVFLAIGSSLVVEPAASLPRRAASAGATLGIVNLESTPVDDVADAIYREDVTEVLPRLRELVESR, from the coding sequence ATGGACGACCTCGAGTCACTCGCCGACGAGATCCGCAGCGCAGCGACCGTCGTCGCCTTCACCGGCGCGGGCATCTCCGCGCCCTCGGGCGTGCCGACCTTCCGCGGCGACGACGGCGTCTGGGAGCAGTTCGACGAGGGCCAGTTCACTTACGGCCGTTTTCGGAGCGATCCTGAGGGATTCTGGGCGGACCGCGTCGAGCTCCAGCGGGTGATGTTCGACGAGGATTATCAGCCCAACGCGGCCCACGAGGCGCTGGCTGCGATGGGCCGAGACGGCCACCTCGAGGCAATTCTCACGCAGAACACCGACGGCCTCCACGGGAAGGCCGCCGAGACGGTCGCGAAATCCGATGGCTCGACCCACGAGGGCAACGACACGACCATCCTCGAGCTACACGGCAACTCCCAGCGAGTCCGCTGTACGGACTGCGGCAAGCGCAAGGAGGGGGGTCCGGTCTTCGAACGCGCCGCTGACGGCGAGATTCCCCCGACCTGCGACTGCGGCGGCGTCTTCAAACCCGACGTGGTTCTCTTCGGCGAACAGCTCCCGGGCGCGGTCATCCAGCGCGCCCAGTCGCTGGCCCGCGAGAGCGACGTCTTCCTCGCGATCGGCTCCTCGCTGGTCGTCGAACCGGCCGCGTCGCTGCCCCGACGGGCGGCCTCGGCGGGCGCGACGCTCGGGATCGTCAACCTCGAGTCGACGCCGGTCGACGACGTCGCCGACGCGATCTACCGCGAGGACGTGACCGAGGTTTTGCCGCGGCTTCGGGAGTTAGTCGAGAGCCGATAA